In Myxocyprinus asiaticus isolate MX2 ecotype Aquarium Trade chromosome 3, UBuf_Myxa_2, whole genome shotgun sequence, the following proteins share a genomic window:
- the LOC127431226 gene encoding SREBP regulating gene protein-like: MALQANWHNYRPMLIIQNGNKKSKKPADISEERTIRDRNLLEARDSDHHIQWKVKFNLGNSSRQISQCRNSIQGKSFLTDELGYVCERKDLLVNGCCNVNAPSSSQYVCKSCLASGCCSVYEFCVSCCLQPDKLIVAHSARFAASPPARPVLPMAGPPRLAPKCVSPPGKFPQPLLERFLNRAAEGFQNLFTAVEDHFELCLAKCRTSSQSVQHENTYRNPQAKYCYGESPPELLPG, translated from the exons ATGGCACTTCAGGCCAACTGGCACAATTATCGGCCGATGTTGATTAttcaaaatggcaacaaaaaaagcaaaaaaccgGCCGATATATCA GAGGAGCGAACCATCCGTGATCGGAACCTCTTGGAGGCGAGGGACTCGGATCATCACATCCAGTGGAAGGTCAAGTTCAACCTGGGCAACAGCAGCAGACAGATCTCACAGTGCAGAAACTCCATTCAGGGAAAGAGCTTCCTCACTGATGAACTGG GTTATGTGTGTGAGAGGAAGGATTTGTTGGTAAATGGATGTTGTAATGTCAATGCTCCCAGCTCAAGTCAGTATGTCTGTAAAAGCTGTCTGGCCAGTGGCTGCTGCAGTGTCTACGAGTTCTGCGTCTCCTGCTGCCTCCAGCCTGATAAG cttatcgtggcccattcGGCCCGTTTCGCAGCAAGCCCACCGGCCcgcccggttctccctatggccggTCCGCCCCGATTGGCTCCAAAGTGCgtcagcccaccgggaaaattcccg CAACCTCTTCTGGAGCGATTTTTAAATCGAGCTGCAGAAGGGTTCCAGAATCTCTTCACTGCAGTGGAAGATCATTTTGAGTTGTGTCTGGCTAAATGTCGCACTTCTTCACAG AGTGTTCAGCATGAAAACACATACAGGAACCCCCAGGCGAAGTATTGCTACGGTGAGAGTCCACCAGAACTACTGCCTGGGTGA